The Ananas comosus cultivar F153 linkage group 7, ASM154086v1, whole genome shotgun sequence genome has a window encoding:
- the LOC109713158 gene encoding probable protein S-acyltransferase 7: MAPQHVQNAATDHESNGVNKFGVISSSISNSDVISSVLSTLSRYSKFRIRSCFGLFSDSPSGSSRVRVYQVWPGKNVFFFRGRMVCGPDPRGFILTSISIVLSDWIFCSYITVALPQHSDLTAIVSMILALIVIVTLVLAGTKDPGIIPRNEKPELEEVGTSVSRSRSRRISINGVQIKLKYCRICNIFRLPRSCHCTVCDNCVEKFDHHCPWIGQCVGLRNYRYYLMFVVSALVFFTYASAFSLWRIRREVARSGSGMIELLGCAPEAFALALFSFVAVCFLAGLSVFHVYLITINQTARENFKGGYAKSPNPYDKGMLRNIKEALFMRLPPSNVDFRAFVEPNWGSIAKILMNSSPKGVGEEAIA; this comes from the exons ATGGCTCCTCAGCATGTACAAAACGCTGCAACTGATCATGAGAGTAATGGCGTAAACAAATTCGGCGTTATTTCGTCGAGTATATCTAATTCAGATGTTATTAGTTCTGTTCTGAGCACACTGTCAAGGTACAGCAAATTTCGAATCCGGAGTTGCTTCGGTCTTTTCTCCGATTCACCGTCGGGCAGCTCTCGCGTGAGAGTTTATCAAGTGTGGCCTGGAAAAAAT GTTTTTTTCTTCAGAGGGCGAATGGTGTGCGGCCCGGATCCGCGGGGCTTCATCTTGACATCAATCTCCATTGTTCTTTCAGATTGGATCTTCTGCTCCTACATAACTGTCGCTCTGCCGCAGCATTCCGATTTAACAGCAATAGTCTCCATGATATTGGCATTAATT GTTATTGTTACCTTGGTATTGGCTGGCACAAAAGACCCTGGAATTATCCCCAGGAATGAGAAGCCAGAGTTAGAAGAAGTTGGAACCAGTGTAAGTAGGAGCAGAAGCAGGAGAATAAGCATTAATGGTGTTCAGATAAAGTTGAAGTACTGCAGGATTTGTAACATATTCCGACTGCCGCGAAGTTGCCACTGCACCGTCTGCGACAACTGCGTAGAGAAGTTCGATCACCATTGCCCGTGGATTGGTCAATGCGTAGGATTA CGTAACTATCGGTACTATTTGATGTTCGTCGTTTCGGCGTTGGTGTTCTTTACATATGCATCTGCATTCTCATTGTGGAGAATTAGGAGAGAGGTGGCCCGGAGCGGCTCAGGGATGATCGAATTGTTAGGATGTGCTCCTGAAGCATTTGCATTAGCATTGTTTAGCTTCGTGGCCGTATGTTTTCTCGCAGGCCTGTCGGTGTTTCATGTTTATCTTATAACTATCAATCAG ACGGCTCGCGAGAATTTCAAAGGGGGATACGCGAAGTCTCCAAATCCTTATGATAAGGGAATGCTGAGAAACATAAAGGAAGCTTTGTTCATGAGGTTACCACCTTCCAATGTCGATTTTCGAGCTTTCGTCGAGCCAAACTGGGGTTCCATAGCCAAAATTCTCATGAACTCATCCCCAAAGGGTGTTGGTGAAGAAGCGATTGCGTGA
- the LOC109713157 gene encoding subtilisin-like protease SBT3.7, translating into MAFKFSSHFHITCLLLLCLHTLLLKVECSTKLYIVYLGEKKHEDPNHVTNSHHDMLTTLLGSKEEARGSIIYSYKHGFSGFAAMLTEDQAKQLAELPEVISVKPSRKYKMSTTRSWDFLGLDYTHPPELLTKSNYGEDVIIGVVDSGVWPESKSFSDEGYGPIPSRWKGVCQLGEAWGANNCSRKIIGARFYTAGVDPQNLKMDYLSPRDKKGHGTHTASTAAGSLVVEASFNDLAIGWARGGAPRARLAIYKATWGTGHGLGAGNSATVLAAIDDAIHDGVDVLSLSLIEDEDSFGALHAVEKGITVVYAGGNTGPQPKSIRNTAPWVITVAASTIDRSFPTVITLGNNQNLVGQSIYHESKNQSSGSNFKELVYGDICTADALNGTDITGKVVLCISDALVAPPESFFSIAASNVRNGGGAGLIFAQYTTNLLVSTENCGAMPCVLVDLDIASQIESYLITESSPTVMIKPTTITIGEEVLAPKVAAFSSRGPSVYFPTVIKPDIAAPGVNILAAFRNSYIFGSGTSMATPHVSGVVALLKSLHPDWSPAAIKSALVTTASTTDKYGMPILAEGLPRKIADPFDYGGGHINPERAADPGLIYDIDAKDYYKFYNCTIKQFEICSSPLIPAYFLNLPSISIPNLKNTPIEVWRAITNVGQEDAVYKAMISDPAGVKLELDPNVLVFDATKRVHSFKVTFVPKHKVQGDYTFGSLTWYDGDKHTVRIPIAVRIIVQEFYADTE; encoded by the exons ATGGCTTTCAAATTCTCCTCTCACTTCCACATCACATGTTTGCTTCTACTTTGTCTCCATACCCTCTTGCTCAAAGTTGAATGCTCTACCAAA TTATATATTGTGTACCTTGGTGAGAAGAAGCATGAAGATCCCAACCATGTCACTAATTCACACCATGATATGCTCACTACTCTTCTTGGAAG caAAGAAGAGGCTCGTGGATCGATTATTTACAGTTACAAGCATGGTTTCTCGGGCTTCGCCGCGATGCTCACCGAAGATCAAGCAAAGCAACTTGCAG AGTTACCTGAAGTCATTAGTGTTAAGCCTAGTCGGAAATATAAGATGTCGACGACTCGAAGCTGGGATTTCCTGGGTTTGGATTACACGCATCCGCCCGAACTCCTTACGAAGAGCAATTACGGTGAAGATGTGATCATCGGTGTCGTCGATTCCG GTGTGTGGCCCGAATCTAAGAGCTTCAGCGACGAAGGATACGGTCCGATACCGTCGCGATGGAAAGGAGTGTGCCAGCTAGGAGAGGCATGGGGGGCGAACAACTGCAGTCGCAAGATCATCGGAGCGCGGTTCTACACCGCGGGGGTCGACCCGCAGAATCTTAAGATGGATTATTTGTCCCCCCGGGACAAGAAAGGGCACGGGACCCACACCGCCTCCACCGCGGCCGGCTCACTAGTGGTAGAAGCAAGTTTCAATGACCTGGCAATAGGGTGGGCTAGGGGGGGCGCCCCCCGTGCCCGGTTGGCTATATATAAAGCCACATGGGGCACCGGTCACGGTCTGGGGGCCGGAAATAGTGCTACGGTACTGGCCGCGATTGATGACGCGATACATGATGGGGTGGACGTGCTGTCGTTGTCTCTTATAGAGGACGAAGACTCGTTCGGTGCGTTGCATGCGGTGGAAAAAGGGATCACGGTCGTTTACGCCGGGGGAAACACCGGCCCCCAGCCGAAAAGTATAAGAAACACAGCTCCTTGGGTGATAACGGTTGCTGCGAGCACGATCGATCGATCTTTTCCGACCGTCATCACGCTCGGAAACAATCAGAATCTAGTG GGCCAATCCATTTATCACGAGTCAAAGAACCAATCATCAGGGAGCAACTTTAAAGAGCTAGTTTATGGTGACAT TTGCACCGCTGACGCCCTGAACGGCACGGACATCACCGGAAAAGTAGTCCTGTGCATCAGCGACGCACTCGTGGCTCCGCCCGAAAGCTTCTTCTCAATCGCAGCGTCGAACGTGCGTAACGGTGGCGGCGCCGGCCTTATTTTCGCCCAGTACACGACAAATCTCCTCGTGTCGACGGAAAACTGCGGGGCGATGCCTTGCGTTCTCGTGGACCTCGACATTGCGTCGCAAATTGAGAGTTACTTGATCACTGAAAG TTCACCAACTGTGATGATCAAGCCGACTACGATTACTATTGGCGAAGAAGTGTTGGCCCCAAAGGTAGCAGCATTTTCCTCCAGGGGGCCATCCGTATACTTCCCTACAGTAATTAAG CCTGATATTGCTGCCCCAGGAGTAAATATCTTAGCAGCATTCCGAAATTCATACATATTTGGATCAGGAACATCAATGGCTACTCCACATGTTTCTGGAGTGGTTGCTTTACTAAAATCCCTGCATCCTGATTGGTCTCCTGCAGCCATAAAATCAGCACTTGTAACCACCG CATCGACGACCGACAAGTATGGCATGCCTATCCTAGCGGAGGGGCTGCCTCGCAAGATCGCCGACCCCTTCGACTACGGAGGCGGGCACATAAACCCCGAGAGGGCGGCCGACCCGGGTCTTATCTACGACATCGACGCGAAAGATTACTACAAGTTCTACAACTGCACCATCAAGCAATTCGAGATTTGCTCTTCACCACTAATCCCTGCTTATTTCCTTAACCTACCCTCCATTTCCATCCCTAATCTAAAAAACACCCCAATTGAAGTGTGGAGGGCAATTACCAATGTGGGCCAAGAGGATGCAGTGTACAAGGCTATGATAAGTGATCCAGCAGGGGTAAAATTGGAATTGGACCCAAATGTGCTTGTGTTCGATGCAACTAAGAGAGTTCATAGTTTTAAAGTGACATTTGTACCTAAACATAAAGTTCAAGGGGATTACACATTTGGGAGCTTAACATGGTATGATGGTGACAAACACACTGTGAGGATTCCAATTGCTGTGAGAATTATTGTTCAGGAGTTTTATGCAGATACTGAATAA
- the LOC109713159 gene encoding protein translation factor SUI1 homolog 1, with protein sequence MSDHDLQTPTAFDPFAEANAEDSGAGSKEYVHVRTQQRNGRKSLTTVQGLKKEFSYTKILKDLKKEFCCNGTVVQDPELGQVIQLQGDQRKNVATFLVQAGIVKKEHIKIHGF encoded by the exons ATGTCTGATCACGACCTCCAAACTCCCACTGCCTTTG ACCCATTTGCCGAGGCAAATGCTGAGGACTCTGGTGCTGGGTCGAAGGAGTACGTGCATGTGCGGACACAGCAGCGTAACGGGAGGAAGAGCCTGACGACCGTTCAGGGCTTGAAGAAGGAGTTCAGCTACACCAAGATCCTCAAGGATCTCAAGAAGGAATTCTGCTGCAATGGTACTGTCGTCCAGGATCCCGAGTTGGGTCAG GTTATTCAACTTCAAGGGGATCAGCGTAAAAATGTTGCCACGTTCCTAGTTCAG GCCGGTATCGTGAAGAAGGAACACATCAAGATACACGGATTCTGA
- the LOC109712270 gene encoding terpene synthase 10-like, producing the protein MVNSTSALYGCYSPCSVLSNGSAKAGRVRCTASASPPTYVRARVSPPPPPQPQPMRRSGNYQPNSWDYKLIRSLKGGYLSESQITQIEKLKEKVKQLMYKKDEPAAKLKLVDALQRLGIAYHFEKEIKNMVSSISIDDAKVAFEEDIFLMALLFRSLRENGFSVSQDLLSGYKDIKGHIKPYLQKKDILGLLSLYEASYFGFEGERILDEARIFTTKHLNELKPYMDPNLKAEVVHALELPLHWRPPRLEARSYIEQYERDEDVELVVLQLAKLDFNRVQIIHQEELKRISRWWRDVALAENLSFARDRIIECFFTAAGVVFEPQLGHCRESLAKVCTFITVIDDVYDVYGTVDELVLFTSAVERWENDAVEGLPNYMKTLYSTLYNTTNEMACHMLREKGWDVLPYLKNAWHDLCKSFLVEAKWHHNGYKPTLREYLENGWMSSSGNVILLHAFALTGEKVAIETLRKSENYQGLVRSSSSILRLCNDLATYTAEREKGDAPSSIDCYMQEHDTNEEESREAVRDLIVETWKKMNKDAYDRCRLPRSFTNSAMNLGRISHCLYQNGDGISAPNQEKKYQINSLFLEPILVKGTEN; encoded by the exons ATGGTAAATAGTACTAGTGCATTGTATGGGTGCTATTCACCGTGCAGTGTGTTGAGCAATGGCTCGGCCAAAGCAGGCCGTGTCCGCTGTACTGCTTCTGCCTCACCTCCGACGTATGTGCGCGCACGTGTGtcaccaccgccaccgccccAACCACAACCGATGCGGCGGTCGGGGAATTACCAACCTAACTCGTGGGATTACAAGCTGATTCGATCACTGAAGGGCGGTTATTTG AGCGAGTCACAAATCACACAAATTGAGAAGTTGAAGGAGAAAGTGAAGCAGCTTATGTACAAGAAGGACGAACCAGCGGCTAAACTTAAGCTAGTTGATGCCCTGCAACGTCTCGGCATAGCTTATCACTTTGAGAAGGAGATCAAAAATATGGTGAGCTCAATATCCATCGACGATGCAAAAGTTGCGTTCGAAGAGGATATTTTTTTGATGGCTTTATTATTCAGATCGCTTCGAGAAAATGGCTTTTCGGTCTCCCAAG ATCTCTTGAGTGGCTACAAGGATATCAAGGGTCACATCAAACCCTACCTTCAAAAGAAGGATATTTTGGGACTTCTCTCTCTATACGAAGCTTCATATTTTGGTTTTGAAGGAGAGAGGATATTGGATGAAGCAAGAATTTTCACGACCAAGCATCTAAATGAACTTAAACCCTACATGGATCCAAACCTTAAGGCTGAAGTGGTTCATGCGCTAGAACTTCCACTACACTGGAGGCCTCCGCGATTAGAGGCGAGATCGTACATCGAACAATACGAGAGAGATGAAGATGTTGAGCTCGTTGTTTTGCAACTAGCTAAGCTCGATTTTAACAGGGTGCAAATCATACATCAGGAAGAACTTAAAAGAATTTCAAG GTGGTGGAGAGATGTGGCTCTTGCAGAAAATTTGTCGTTCGCCAGAGACCGCATAATAGAGTGCTTCTTTACCGCCGCTGGGGTTGTATTTGAGCCCCAGTTGGGACATTGCCGTGAGAGCCTGGCTAAAGTTTGCACTTTTATTACAGTCATAGACGATGTTTACGATGTCTATGGAACTGTCGATGAACTTGTGCTATTCACAAGTGCCGTCGAAAG gTGGGAGAATGATGCAGTGGAAGGGcttccaaattacatgaaaacaCTGTATTCCACTCTATACAACACAACTAATGAAATGGCATGTCACATGCTTAGAGAAAAGGGTTGGGATGTACTCCCTTATCTTAAGAATGCG TGGCATGATCTATGCAAGTCATTTCTAGTGGAGGCAAAATGGCATCACAATGGCTACAAACCGACTCTACGCGAATATTTGGAGAACGGTTGGATGTCGTCGTCGGGGAATGTTATACTTCTCCATGCATTCGCGTTGACGGGGGAGAAGGTAGCGATAGAGACTTTACGGAAATCGGAAAACTACCAAGGACTAGTCCGGTCGTCTTCGTCGATTCTTCGACTTTGCAACGACTTAGCGACTTACACA GCGGAGCGGGAGAAAGGTGACGCTCCATCATCGATAGATTGCTACATGCAAGAGCACGACACAAACGAGGAAGAGTCTCGCGAAGCCGTAAGAGATCTAATCGTCGAGACATGGAAGAAGATGAATAAAGATGCTTACGATCGATGTCGTTTGCCTCGATCCTTCACGAATTCGGCGATGAATCTCGGTCGTATATCGCATTGTCTCTACCAGAATGGGGATGGCATAAGTGCTCCAAACCAAGAGAAGAAGTATCAGATCAATTCCTTGTTTTTGGAACCCATACTTGTGAAAGGAACTGAAAATTAA